The DNA window GAAAATCTAAATCAAAAGTGAGGATGAAACGGGCCCATCATGCGATCGGCAAACCGAATCTAGTTCCTTGCCCGAACTGTAATTCCTTCAGACCTCCTCATAGAATCTGCCCTGTTTGCGGTTTTTACAAAGACCGTGTAGTGGTAGAACCGAAAGTCAGGAAGACTAGCGAAGAGAACTAATCAATATGTGGGTC is part of the Leptospira saintgironsiae genome and encodes:
- the rpmF gene encoding 50S ribosomal protein L32, which gives rise to MAVPKRRKSKSKVRMKRAHHAIGKPNLVPCPNCNSFRPPHRICPVCGFYKDRVVVEPKVRKTSEEN